In Candidatus Palauibacter soopunensis, the genomic stretch GCATGAACGGGATCTACGACGCCGACTGGATCCAGTGGCGCGAGCTGTCGCTCAGCTACCGGGTGCCGGCCACGTTCGTCCAGCGCTGGGGTTTCTCCGCCGCTACGGTGAACATGGGCGTGCGCAACCTGCTGCTCTTCATGCTGGGCGATTACCCCGGCATGGACCCGGAGGGCAACGTCCTCGGGCGCTGCAACGGAGGCCTCAACTGCAACTTCCTGAATTCGACGGAAGGCTGGGGCATTCCGGTGCCGCGGCGCTTCACGATGTCCGTGCGCGTCACTTTCTAGATCCAAGCGGGAGAACCATACCATGAGGAATCGAAACATGAAGGCCTGGTTGGCCGCGCCTCTTCTGGCCGCTTTCACGCTTGGGTGCGGCGACCTGCTGGACGTCAACAATCCCAACGACCTGGTCGAGGAGGACATCCGCCAGGAGGCCGCCGCGGCCGCCGTCGTGAACGGAACGCTCACGCTCGTGTCGTCTTCCGTGTCCCAGTCCTGGCAGCCGTACCTGGTGGCGTCCGACGAGATGCGCTGGATCGGCTCCAGGGATGCCTGGCTCTCGCTCGATCTCGGATTCGTGGATGATCCGCTGAACGAGTTCATCGATGGCCCGTTCCCGGCCATGGGACAGGCCCGGTGGATGAGCGACGAAGCCATCGAAATCGTCCAGGAGCACCTCAGCAACAACCCATCCACCGCGATCAGGACCGACCTGGCGCGCGCGTACCTGTACTCCGGCATCATCTACATGGTGATCGGGGAGATCCAGGAGGACTTCGCGTTCTCGGACAAGACGGAGAGCGGACCTCCGGTCGGACCGGCCAACATGAGTCAGGTCCTGGATGGTGCGATCGACCGCCTCTCCTCGGCCATCTCCGGCTTCATGGAGGTGGGGGCCACGGACATGGCGACGCAGGCCAGGGCTCTCCGCGCTCGCGCCAGACAGTCACGCGCGATATGGGACGTGATCAACCCGTCGCCATCCGGGAACGGTCTCGCGGCCTCCGCCGAGGCCGGTTCGGACGCGAGTGCGGTCCTGGCGAGCGTCCAGCCGGACTGGACGTACAACCTGACATTCTCGAGTGCCAGCAGGTCCAACTCGATGGCGGGCTGGGTCAACGACCGTAAGGAGAACCAGATCGACCTTTCGATCGCCACGGTCGACGACCAGAACGACATCAACGGCATCGCACTCCAGGATCCCATCGACAACGTCGACGATCCGGCCGTCATCAAGTGGCTGAATCAGTGGAAGGGCGGCAGCTATCTCGACAAGGGCGGGATCTATCCACCCTTGACGGTCGCCTCGGCCCGGATGATGCACCTGATTCTGGCCGAGAACGCGTTGGCGGGCGGGGATTCCAACGGCTTCGCCATGCACATCAATCACATCCGCGCGCTGGACGGCCTGACGCCGTACTCGGGTCAGATCTCCGAGATGGAGATGCTCCAGCACACGCGGCGGGTGAACGTGATGCTGCAGGGCCTGCGCCTGGCGGACATGTACAGGTGGGGAATCAAGGATCCCAAGTGGCAGGGCGCCGCCGCCGCGTCCGCGGCGCCGGGCACGATGCTCCCGATTTCGATCATCGAACTGCGGGCGAACTGCCATCTGAACGGACTGGGTTGCGGAGGTTGACTTCAGGGCAGAGGCGGCGGTTCGCACCCGCCGCCTCTGCCACCCCCTTTATGGGACTGCCGTTCCTGCTGGCCGCGATCGCCCTTGGCGGGTGCTCGGAGATTTTCGATGACCCGGCGCCCGAGAACATCTATTTCGAGATGCGGGGCGAGGCGGGCGGCCGGGTCAGGGCGATCTACTCCACGCAGTTCGTGGCCGGCCTCAACGAGTTCGGCGTGACGCGGGTACAGGTGGTTCGGTCGGACACGGTCATTCACGAGATCCCCTTCCAGAGAGCGATGGATATCTCCATCGACCGGCGGTGGTTCGTCCAGGTGGAGTCGCTGGATGGGGATACTCTTGCCGTCCAGGTCATCGTGAACGTGGACGACCGCGGTCTCCTCAACGAAACCGGCGGGATATTCCCTGATGACCCCTGGCACTTCGTCTACTCGTTCAACCAGCTCCTGACGAGAGATCTCGATGTCGAATTCTGACGCTCCACGGGCCGGCCGAGCGCCGCGGCATCGACTCGCCGCCCTTCTGTGCGTCGTGCTCACGGCCTCCGGGTGCTACTCCTACCGGCTCGCCGAAGACGCGCCCGTGGGTACCGTGGCGAGACTGCGCGTGCCGATCCAGTCGGCGATCGTCGATCCCAACTCGCCTCCCGGGACGGTCGCGGTCGAGGGGAAGATCATCAGCGTGGGAGATACGATCGAGTTCGAAGCGACCACGCGGCATGTTCTCGGGTTGTTCCAGGACGTCGTGCAGTACGACACGCTTCGCGTGGCCCGGGATGGCGTCGCCAGCATCGAAGTGCGCGAATTCTCGACGACGAAGAGTGTTCTGCTCGGGGCCGGGATCGTGGCGGGAACGGCGGCCCTCGCTGCCGCCGCGGCGGGGGTCGGCGGAGGCGACGCCGGCGACGCGCCGAGCACGGACCCGCCGCAGACCTCCACCGTGGTGGGCGTTTCCGTACCCGTGAGTTCGATCGGACGATGGTTCGGGCGCGTGCTGCCCTCTTTCCTGGGGCTGAGACCGTAGGGTCTGCCGATTTGGCATAATCGGCCAGGTCACGCCCGCCCAGCCGCACGAACCTCCTGGACCTCGATCGCTCGAGCCGTGCCGTGGCGGCCGCGGATCTGTACGAGACCGAGGAGGGATACGGTCTCGAACTCGAGCTTCCGGGATTCAACGAAGCCGAGATCGACATCACCGTGGATCGCGGCGTGCTCACGATCTCCGGGGCGCGAGCGGAGGAGGGAGAAGAGAAGGGTCGCACCTACCACGTGCGCGAGCGACGGAACGAACGGTTCACGCGCAGCTTCTCGCTTCCGGCCTCCATTCGCGGCGAAAGCGTTGCGGCGCACCTGAACGCCGGTGTGCTCACGGTCGAGCTGCCGAAGTCGCCGGAGGCGAAGCCGCACCGCGTGACGGTCGGCGGCGCGAAGTAGTCGTCGCGCGGCAGCCGTTCTCCCCGCCGGCTCAGTCGGGGTTGAGGATATCGTCGATCCTGGCGAGGGCGTCCCGAAGGTGCAGTTCCGTCGTGCGGTCGAGGCGCCGTCGGAGGGCGCGTTCGATCGCGTCCTGAAGCCCGTGGAGTTCACCCCGCACGAAGGCCCGAATGTCCGACTGCGACACGTCCACCGAAGTGAAGAAGTCGGAGAGGCCGCCGAAGAAGAAGAAGGGGAGCGAGAGTTCCTGCGTCATCAGGTATTCGAGCCGCTCCAGGTATCCGCGCTGGAGGTTGCGCCGGTAGACGCCGATCGAAGCGCCGGTCTCCAGCTCTCCCCAGATCGAGCCGCGCAGATCCTCGAACAGTTCACCGAGGCTGTAGTGGTCACCCCCGTTGCGGGCTTCCGCCTCGATCAGCCGCTGCATGCGGCCGGGGTCGAGGATCAGGTTCACAACACGCACCTGGATGCCACGCATGCGGTCGACCGTTGACGGGTTCTCGATCTTCGAGAGGACATTCTCGTCGATCATCCAGGTCGGCGGGTCGAAGGCCTGCCGTGCAAAGAAGTCCATCGCCCGCCGCTGTGTGGCTTCGTCCACGAACTCGTAGACGGCTCCCTCCTGCCCGATCCGCTTCCGCGTCCGCGTCACCCCGCCGACCACGGTCCCGACGTGGCCCATGTAGCGGTTCCACTGGCCGATGAGGTTGTTGTAGAGTTCCGCCAACTCCTCGTAGTTCTCCCCCTCGCGCCCCGCGCCGCTCCACTCGACGAGTCGGGGGAGGATCCGTTTCAGGTTCTCGATCCCGAGATCGCTCGCCTCCATCGCGTCGGAGCCGACGGCCTCCGTCTGGGCGCTCGGGTCGATCGGCGTCGAACTGCCGAAAGCATAGACCGGGTCGTCCTCGACCTCCCGGATCCACGCGTCGAGCGTCGGGCGCTCCTCGTCCGCGTCCGCATCGAGGATCGGGCGGTAGCCCCAGTTGATCGCGAAGCGGTCGTACTCGCCGATCCGCGGATCCACGCACGCGCCTTCGTCCTCCGGCTGCGCGACGTAGTTGAAGCGCGCGTAGTCCATGATCGATGGCGCGACCCCCTCACGGCACACGAAGCCGGGGGCCCGCAGCGAATCCACGGGGAAGGCGGAACTCGACTTCATGTTGTGCTGGAGTCCGATCGTGTGTCCGACTTCGTGCGCGGCGACGAAGCGGATCAGCCGACCCATCACTTCTTCATCGAAGAGCGCGCGCCGCGCCGCCGGATTCACGGCCGCCGTCTGGATCAGGTACCAGTTCCGCAGCAGGTTCGCGACGTTGTGATACCACTGGATGTCGCTCTCGAGGATCTCTCCCGTCCGCGGGTCGTGGACATGCGGTCCGGACGCATTCTGGACCTGTGAGGGGAGCCAGCGGATCACGGAATACCGTACGTCTTCCGGACTGAACTCGGGGTCCTCCTCGAAAGAGGGCGGCATCCGCCCCTGGATCGCGTTACTGAACCCCGCCGCCTCGAAGGCCTCCTGCCAGTCCTCGATCCCCTGGATGAGGTACGGTCTCCACTTCTCCGGCGTGGCGGGGTCCAGGTAGTAGATGATGGGTTTGACCGGGTCGACGAGTTCGCCGCGCCGGAAGGCCGCGGTGTCGCTCGGCTCGAGCCGCCACCGCGTCACGTAGGTGCGCGTGACGACCTTCTGGTCGCTGCGGCCGTAGTCCACCTGGCTCACGTTGAAGAAGCCCACCCGCTCGTCGAAAACGCGCGGCTCCATGGGTTCGTCCGGGAGCAGGACCATCGACTGGTTCATCTCCATCGAGATCGAGTTCGTGCTCGCGTTCGACGGAGGCGTCTGCGCGTTGTAGGTGAGGACATGCCGCACTTCGACGTTGCGGGGGAAGCTCTTGATCCAGTCGACGTAGGTACGGTTCGAGTCCAGCGAGCGCACGCGGTACGCGTCGCGGCGGGACTGGCTCAGCCCGAGCATGGGGATGTCGGACTCGAACAGCGGCGTGGCGTCGATGACGACGCTCGTCGAGTCGTCGTTCAGTGCCTCGATGTCGAAGGCCCGCAGGATCGGCTCGAAGTTCGCGCCCCGCACGGCCCGCGCCACCGGAAGGGCCTCGTCCGCCACGTTCGTGTGTCTCACGACGCGGAGGAAGATCCGCTCGTCGTCCGGCCCGTTCTTCTCCCAGCGAAGGACCTGCGTATTCGCCTTCTGCCCGCCGTACCCCATCCCCTCGGGAACCGACGCCAGCCGGCTCACGAGCAGGATCTCGCGTCCCAGAATCTCCTCCGGAATCTCGAACAGCCACTTGTCGTCCACCCGGTGGACGTGGACCATCCCCGAGTCCGTGACCGCTTCCTCCGTGACGACCTCGGAATAAGGCTCCGGCCCGTCGTCGTCATCCCCACCGCCGCCGCGGGCGCCGGGTCCGCCGCCGCCCGAGGCGGACGGGCCGGGAGCCGGCCGGGCGAACGGCCGGATGCAGCCCGTGGCCACGACGAGTAGCGAGAGCGAAAGGATGAGGAAGAGAGGGCGTGTGTTGCGCACGATCTTGACCATGCTGTTGGCTTCCCGGTTCGGAGATGGTGTGGACGGGTCCCGTGTGTCGACCCGGGCGCCCAACGTAAGCGGGGGTGGAATGGCGGGCCAACCGGGGCGGTCCATCGGCGGCGGCCCATCCGCGCGGCCGCCGCATTGACGGATCCGCCTTGAAACGCCTAACCTTCCAGCAGTTACGCCTTGTCTCGTCGACGATCCCCGCGGTGAAAGGCACGCGTGCGGGGCGTGCGACGTCTTATTTCGAAGGAGGTGTCCCGATGCGCATCCGCACCCTGGCTCCCTTTGCCTTGGCTATCACCATCGCTTGCGGCGGGGCGGAGACGGAAGAGGCCGCGATGACGGAGGATATGACGGAGGCAATGGACGACGCCCCCGCCATGCCCGATGCCGATGCGGCGATGGCGACGATCACGGACTATTGGCAGACCCACTACAACATGGGTCACGGCAGCATGGTCGCGAGCAAGTTCGCCGAGGACGGAGTCCTCTGGGGTAGCTCCGGGGCCATGCTCTACGGGAGGGAAGCGATCGGCGAGGGCCTCCAGTCGCGGATGGACGCGGGGGGTTCGGAGGTCGCGATCCACCCCGGCGCGGCGATGGCGTTCGGCGACCAGATCGTGGCGCGCGGACACTACGTGCTGACCGGCGGGGACGCGCGCAACTCCGGCTACTACATGGCCGTGGCCGAGAACATGGACGGAGAGTGGGCGCTGAAGGGGATGGTGGCCAATCTCGACACGCCCGATCAGACCATGTCGGCCGGCGCGATGATGGACATGCCGGAAGGGATGGGCGGTGACCTCATCCAGGCGAGCGGCGACTACTTCGTGACGCACCACAACATGGGGCACGCCTCCATGGTCGCGAACACGTTCACCGAGGACGCGGTCGCCATGCTGCCCGGTGAGCGGGCCCGCGAGGGCCGCGCGGCCGTCGAGGAGGGGCTGCAGGCGCTGTTCGACGCCGGCGTCACGTTCAGCGGAATGTCGGCTTGGTCCGCCCACGACCTGGACGAGGGGCACGCGGTAGGCGTCGGCACCTACGGCACCGAAAGCGCGGATGGTGCCGGCGGCGGGCACTACGCGGCGCTCTATTCGCGAGGCGAGGACGGGAGCCTGATGCTGCACTGGTTCCTGATGGGCGCCCACCAGGGGATGTAGCCGCCTTCATACCGGTCGGGTCGCCTCGGCGGGCGACCCGACCGGCATCCCGCCCGTCCGGCTCCCCCGGCCGTGAGTTCCTGCCTACGAGCCCGGGTGCGCCCAGTCCGGCAGGACGCCCGGTTCGATCCCGAACAGCAGTGGCCCCACGGCGTAGAAGATCAGCGTGATCACGACCGCTCCAATGAGGTTGAGGAAGAGGCCCGCCCGCGCCATCTCCGCGATCCTCACCCGGTTGCTCCCGAACACCACGGCGTTGGGCGGTGTCGCCACCGGCATCATGAAGGCGCACGAGGCGGAGAGCGTCGCCGGGACCATCAGCAGGAGGGGGTGAACGCCGGTCGCGACGGCCACGGCCGCGAAGATCGGGAGCACCATCTCCGTCGTCGCCGTGTTCGAGGTGAGTTCGGTGAGGAACGTCATCGCGAGGCAGATGACGAAGATCAGAACGAGCGGCGGCACCGTCGACAGCCCGCTGAACCCCTCTCCGACGAACCGCGCCAGCCCCGTGGTCTGGAAGCCGTGCGCGAGGGCGAAGCCTCCCCCGAACAGCAGCACGATATTCCATGGAAGCCGCCGCACCACGCCGGGTCCCATGATCGTGGCGGACTCCGCGCCCGGTGACCTCGTCGGGACGAGAAAGAGAATGCAGGCCATCGTGATCGCGACGGTTCCGTCGTCGACCAGGTGACCGTAGGGCAGGAGGGAGGACCAGCCGGGGATCGTGAACCGGCCGATCTCGATCGGCGCGCGGAATACCCACAGCAGGGCCGTCGTGGCGAAGACCGCGAGGATCGCCCGCTCCTCGAAGGCCACGGGGCCGAGCTTCCGCATCTCGGACTCCACGACGTCGCGGTCGACGGTGACCTCCTCGGGCACGCGGAAGAAGACCCGCGTGATCAGGATCCACGCGAAGATCAGCATGAGTACCGCGATCGGCAGCGCCATGACGAACCACACGCCGAAGGAGATGTGCGGGGCGTCCGGAAAGGTGATGGCGAAGATTCGCTGGAGGGAGAGGTTCGGCGGCGTGCCGACCAGCGTCGCGATCCCGCCGGCGGAGCAGGCGTACGCGATCCCCAGCATGATGGACACAGAGAAGGCGCGTGTGCGGCCGTGCCCGAACTGCTCTTCCATGCGCAGGATGACGGCCAGTCCGACCGGGACCATCATGATCGCGGTCGCCGTGTTCGAGATCCACATGGAGAGGAAGGCCGCCGCGAGCATGAAGCCGAGCACGATGCGGGCGGGGCCGCCGCCCACCGCACGGATGACCCAGAGGGCGATCCGCCGGTGTACGTCCCACTTCTCCATCGTGAGCGCGATCATGAAGCCGCCGAGGAAGAGAACGATCGTGCTGTTGAAGTAGATGGGCGCCGTCTCCCCGGTCCGTTCGATCCCGAGGATCGGGAACAGGAGAAGCGGGAGCAGCGCGGTCGCGAAGAGCGGAATCGCGTCGGTGATCCACCATGTGGCCATGAGGATCGCCACCGCGGCCATGCGCGTGACCTCCGGCCGTCCCGGCTCGAGGTCGACCAGCAGCATCAGCAGGAAGAGGAGCGGTCCGAGCCACAGTCCGATGCGTTGGCCGCGCGAGCGCGTCCCGGATCTGTTCTCCGAACGGTGTTGTGCCATGAACTTCCTCGCCGGCTCAGGGCCCCGAGTTTAGCGGGCCGTGGCAAAGCGCCGTCCGAGATGGCGCGCCGCGGCGGAGGAACGTACCATCCGGCGCGAGACGCCGCGTAGTTTCCTCTCACGGGCCGCTGGGCTAGCTTTGCGTCCCTTTGCCACGGGCCGCTTGGCCGGGGTCGCTCGTGCCCCGCCGCGGGCCGCGATCACGAAACCCACGAAGAACGGTGACAATCTAGATGTTCGGTTCGGTACGATGGCGATTGATCTGGATCGCCGTTCTGGTAGCCATTTGCGGCTTCGCCCTGGTGCCCGAGACCATCGTGGACGAAGTCACGGGCGAGTCCGAGCGGGTCTGGCCGCTCAAGCTCGGACTGGATTTGCAGGGCGGCATGCACCTCGCGGTCGAGATCTACGACCCGGAGAACGCCCTGAGCGGTCAGGATCTCGACGACGCGGTCGAGCGCACGCTCACGACGATTCGGAACCGGATCGACGAGTTCGGCGTTCGCGAGCCGACGATCCAGCGCTCGGGCAACCGCATCATCATCGAACTCGCGGGGGTCGACGACCCGGAGCAGGCGAAGCGGATCGCCACCGAGACCGCGTTCATGGAGTTCAAGATCGTCACGGACGGTCAGGACTTCATGGACGCCCTGGAGCGGATCGACCGCGCGATCGTGAACGAGGTCGGAATCGAGAACCTCCAGGTCACGACGCTGGAGACCGAGCCGGAGGTCGACCTGAGCGACATCCTCGGTGGCGCCGCCGATTCCGCAGGGGCGGAGGACCCTCCCAACGAAGAGGGCGCAGCCGAAGGCGGGGATCCTGCCGAAGAGGGGGATCCGGCCGCCGACTCCCTCGCGACCGAAGAGGAGATGGCGGACGCGGTGGATGAGGCCACCGCGCGGCCACTCTCGGCCTTGCTCGGACAGGGACGGATCCTCGGCGAGTACCTCGTGCCGCAGGAGGATCAGCCCACCGCGGCGGCGTGGCTGGAACTCGAGGCCGTCCGGGAAGCGATCCCCAGGGGCGTCACGCTTCACTGGGGCGTGGAGCAGGTCGGGGCGGGCGCCGGATCCTACGTGCCGCTCTACGTGCTCGAGGCGGAGCCGCTCATCACGGGCGACATGCTTCAGGACGCGGGCCCGGCGAACCGCGACCCGACCTTCAACCAGCCGATCGTTCCCTTCGAGACGACGCGGCGCGGCTCGCGGGTCTTCGAGCGCGGCACGGCGCGCAACATCGGCGAGAACATGGCCATCGTCCTCGACGACCGGGTCCAGAGCTACGCCGTCATTCGCAGCGTCCTGAGCCGGCGCGCCCAGATCGAACTCACCCCCGGCGCGTCTTTCCAGGAGGCGCAGGAACTCGCGCTCGTCCTTCGGGCCGGCGCGCTGCCCATGCCGATCGAGGTCGTCGAGGAGCGCAACGTGAGCGCCTCGCTCGGCGAAGATTCCATCCGGCAGGGCCGCACCGCCTTCATCATCGGGATCGTCGGCGTGATCATCGTCATGATGATCTACTACCGGGCGGCGG encodes the following:
- a CDS encoding Hsp20/alpha crystallin family protein, producing MAAADLYETEEGYGLELELPGFNEAEIDITVDRGVLTISGARAEEGEEKGRTYHVRERRNERFTRSFSLPASIRGESVAAHLNAGVLTVELPKSPEAKPHRVTVGGAK
- a CDS encoding zinc-dependent metalloprotease; the encoded protein is MVKIVRNTRPLFLILSLSLLVVATGCIRPFARPAPGPSASGGGGPGARGGGGDDDDGPEPYSEVVTEEAVTDSGMVHVHRVDDKWLFEIPEEILGREILLVSRLASVPEGMGYGGQKANTQVLRWEKNGPDDERIFLRVVRHTNVADEALPVARAVRGANFEPILRAFDIEALNDDSTSVVIDATPLFESDIPMLGLSQSRRDAYRVRSLDSNRTYVDWIKSFPRNVEVRHVLTYNAQTPPSNASTNSISMEMNQSMVLLPDEPMEPRVFDERVGFFNVSQVDYGRSDQKVVTRTYVTRWRLEPSDTAAFRRGELVDPVKPIIYYLDPATPEKWRPYLIQGIEDWQEAFEAAGFSNAIQGRMPPSFEEDPEFSPEDVRYSVIRWLPSQVQNASGPHVHDPRTGEILESDIQWYHNVANLLRNWYLIQTAAVNPAARRALFDEEVMGRLIRFVAAHEVGHTIGLQHNMKSSSAFPVDSLRAPGFVCREGVAPSIMDYARFNYVAQPEDEGACVDPRIGEYDRFAINWGYRPILDADADEERPTLDAWIREVEDDPVYAFGSSTPIDPSAQTEAVGSDAMEASDLGIENLKRILPRLVEWSGAGREGENYEELAELYNNLIGQWNRYMGHVGTVVGGVTRTRKRIGQEGAVYEFVDEATQRRAMDFFARQAFDPPTWMIDENVLSKIENPSTVDRMRGIQVRVVNLILDPGRMQRLIEAEARNGGDHYSLGELFEDLRGSIWGELETGASIGVYRRNLQRGYLERLEYLMTQELSLPFFFFGGLSDFFTSVDVSQSDIRAFVRGELHGLQDAIERALRRRLDRTTELHLRDALARIDDILNPD
- a CDS encoding DUF4440 domain-containing protein → MTEDMTEAMDDAPAMPDADAAMATITDYWQTHYNMGHGSMVASKFAEDGVLWGSSGAMLYGREAIGEGLQSRMDAGGSEVAIHPGAAMAFGDQIVARGHYVLTGGDARNSGYYMAVAENMDGEWALKGMVANLDTPDQTMSAGAMMDMPEGMGGDLIQASGDYFVTHHNMGHASMVANTFTEDAVAMLPGERAREGRAAVEEGLQALFDAGVTFSGMSAWSAHDLDEGHAVGVGTYGTESADGAGGGHYAALYSRGEDGSLMLHWFLMGAHQGM
- a CDS encoding SLC13 family permease, giving the protein MAQHRSENRSGTRSRGQRIGLWLGPLLFLLMLLVDLEPGRPEVTRMAAVAILMATWWITDAIPLFATALLPLLLFPILGIERTGETAPIYFNSTIVLFLGGFMIALTMEKWDVHRRIALWVIRAVGGGPARIVLGFMLAAAFLSMWISNTATAIMMVPVGLAVILRMEEQFGHGRTRAFSVSIMLGIAYACSAGGIATLVGTPPNLSLQRIFAITFPDAPHISFGVWFVMALPIAVLMLIFAWILITRVFFRVPEEVTVDRDVVESEMRKLGPVAFEERAILAVFATTALLWVFRAPIEIGRFTIPGWSSLLPYGHLVDDGTVAITMACILFLVPTRSPGAESATIMGPGVVRRLPWNIVLLFGGGFALAHGFQTTGLARFVGEGFSGLSTVPPLVLIFVICLAMTFLTELTSNTATTEMVLPIFAAVAVATGVHPLLLMVPATLSASCAFMMPVATPPNAVVFGSNRVRIAEMARAGLFLNLIGAVVITLIFYAVGPLLFGIEPGVLPDWAHPGS
- the secD gene encoding protein translocase subunit SecD, with the translated sequence MIWIAVLVAICGFALVPETIVDEVTGESERVWPLKLGLDLQGGMHLAVEIYDPENALSGQDLDDAVERTLTTIRNRIDEFGVREPTIQRSGNRIIIELAGVDDPEQAKRIATETAFMEFKIVTDGQDFMDALERIDRAIVNEVGIENLQVTTLETEPEVDLSDILGGAADSAGAEDPPNEEGAAEGGDPAEEGDPAADSLATEEEMADAVDEATARPLSALLGQGRILGEYLVPQEDQPTAAAWLELEAVREAIPRGVTLHWGVEQVGAGAGSYVPLYVLEAEPLITGDMLQDAGPANRDPTFNQPIVPFETTRRGSRVFERGTARNIGENMAIVLDDRVQSYAVIRSVLSRRAQIELTPGASFQEAQELALVLRAGALPMPIEVVEERNVSASLGEDSIRQGRTAFIIGIVGVIIVMMIYYRAAGILAVGALLTYVIFMLGGLAGLDATLTLPGIAGLILSIGMAVDANVLIFERVREELAAGKTPRTAVDAGFGNALSAIVDANLTTLITGIILFQFGTGAVRGFAVTLCIGILASFFSAIYVTRTLFIMYLNRRGSRESVSI